The Chloracidobacterium sp. genome includes a window with the following:
- a CDS encoding c-type cytochrome, with product MSKKRLRQCSALLFGVGLFVWWVAASAPSPAEQGRRPPVSIPRGLPADFWEALIPEDNPITEEKIALGRDLFFDKRLSADDSISCAVCHDPALAFTDGKPVAEGIGGKRGARNTPTVLNAMFYSEQFWDGRAATLEEQALQPIVNPLEMGMPSVEAVTNKLKGIPEYAARFQKVFGRPINAADIARAIAAFERAQLSGDAPFDRFIAGDKQAISEAAQRGWQLFQGKARCLTCHGFNPTAPFFTDFQYHNIGVGMRATHNFESLARSVQRLAQQGKLTPQEIDRLALTEGFSELGRFLTTRQPKDLGAFKTPGLRDVALTAPYMHDGSLKTLREVIEFYNRGGEPNPNLDGGIVPLNLSEQEMADLEAFLETLTGDAARRAAAPATRP from the coding sequence ATGAGCAAGAAACGTTTGCGTCAGTGTTCGGCGCTGCTGTTCGGCGTCGGTCTGTTTGTGTGGTGGGTGGCGGCGTCCGCGCCGTCTCCTGCGGAGCAGGGGCGGCGGCCGCCGGTTTCCATCCCGCGTGGGTTGCCGGCCGATTTCTGGGAGGCGCTCATTCCGGAGGACAACCCGATCACTGAAGAGAAAATCGCCCTTGGACGTGATTTGTTCTTCGACAAGCGGCTCTCCGCCGACGACTCCATCAGTTGCGCTGTCTGCCACGATCCGGCGTTGGCGTTTACCGACGGCAAGCCGGTGGCGGAAGGCATCGGCGGCAAACGCGGCGCGCGCAATACGCCGACGGTGCTTAACGCGATGTTTTACAGCGAACAGTTCTGGGACGGCCGCGCCGCCACCCTCGAAGAGCAGGCGCTCCAACCCATCGTCAACCCGCTGGAAATGGGCATGCCGTCGGTGGAAGCCGTTACAAACAAGCTCAAGGGCATTCCCGAATACGCAGCCCGGTTCCAGAAAGTGTTCGGACGGCCGATCAACGCCGCCGATATTGCGCGCGCCATCGCCGCCTTTGAGCGCGCGCAACTGTCCGGCGACGCGCCGTTTGATCGCTTCATTGCCGGCGACAAGCAAGCCATCAGCGAAGCCGCCCAGCGAGGCTGGCAGTTGTTTCAGGGCAAGGCGCGGTGTCTGACCTGTCACGGCTTTAATCCCACCGCGCCGTTCTTCACCGATTTCCAGTACCACAACATCGGGGTCGGCATGCGCGCGACGCACAACTTTGAGTCGCTGGCGCGCTCCGTGCAGCGGCTGGCGCAGCAGGGCAAGCTCACCCCGCAGGAGATTGACCGGCTGGCCTTGACCGAAGGCTTCTCCGAACTCGGCCGCTTCCTGACCACGCGCCAGCCGAAGGATTTGGGCGCGTTCAAAACGCCGGGGCTGCGTGATGTCGCCCTGACGGCGCCGTACATGCACGACGGCAGCCTGAAGACGCTGCGTGAGGTCATTGAGTTTTACAACCGGGGCGGCGAACCCAATCCGAACCTCGACGGCGGCATTGTTCCGTTGAACTTGTCCGAACAGGAAATGGCCGACTTGGAGGCGTTTTTAGAAACCCTGACCGGTGACGCCGCCCGCCGCGCCGCCGCGCCGGCGACCCGTCCCTGA
- a CDS encoding zf-HC2 domain-containing protein yields the protein MFWISSILTRLLRRDARHVAHLLTAYVHHELAPRQAERVRRHLSQCPACAEAYNAVRAVAASAEAPVRRAAPNALWPAIAKQLTRADAAEQPVRRMVQWPAFAAVAVMFLVGGVWWWEHTADEQKPETLRVYPACGPQTTLELAARDLHRDWAAGTLRFEIETDQPPALTDWLRRTAGLDVPLTDLPPGVPAAVPARACPKGAKRVTVGDRRGVMVGYILDGAPVTLLVTPAAESPGVAQAAQMMNGFVYRADLQAQLTWLTWTRDGQTYALVSSLSVGAQSCLICHQRDERRRQIAKLGDLTTAETTFGEKRR from the coding sequence ATGTTCTGGATTAGTTCGATACTTACGCGCTTGCTGCGGCGCGACGCGCGGCATGTCGCCCATCTGCTGACGGCCTACGTCCACCACGAACTTGCGCCGCGTCAAGCCGAGCGCGTTCGTCGCCATCTGTCGCAGTGTCCGGCATGCGCCGAAGCGTACAACGCCGTCCGCGCCGTCGCTGCGTCCGCTGAAGCGCCGGTACGCCGCGCTGCGCCGAACGCGCTCTGGCCGGCGATCGCCAAACAGTTGACCAGGGCTGACGCGGCGGAGCAACCCGTACGGCGGATGGTGCAATGGCCGGCCTTCGCCGCCGTCGCCGTGATGTTCCTCGTCGGCGGGGTCTGGTGGTGGGAGCACACAGCCGACGAACAGAAGCCGGAAACATTGCGTGTGTATCCGGCGTGCGGGCCGCAAACCACGCTTGAACTGGCGGCGCGCGACCTGCACCGCGACTGGGCCGCCGGTACGCTTCGGTTCGAGATTGAAACCGACCAGCCGCCGGCGCTGACCGACTGGCTGCGGCGAACGGCAGGACTGGACGTGCCGTTGACCGACCTCCCACCCGGCGTCCCGGCCGCTGTTCCGGCGCGCGCCTGTCCCAAGGGCGCCAAGCGCGTCACTGTCGGCGACCGGCGCGGCGTCATGGTGGGGTACATCTTGGACGGCGCCCCCGTCACGCTCCTCGTCACGCCTGCCGCCGAGTCGCCTGGCGTTGCTCAAGCTGCACAGATGATGAACGGTTTTGTGTATCGCGCCGACCTACAGGCGCAATTGACGTGGCTGACGTGGACGCGCGACGGACAGACCTACGCGCTGGTGTCTTCCCTGTCCGTCGGCGCGCAAAGTTGCCTGATTTGTCACCAGCGCGATGAGCGCCGCCGCCAGATCGCCAAGTTGGGCGACCTGACGACGGCGGAGACCACGTTTGGGGAGAAACGGCGATGA
- a CDS encoding sigma-70 family RNA polymerase sigma factor, protein MNAEDLSLAVPVGCLSPPPEMTVGVSYALLEDCRRGDVEAFHRLFLICKDRVYNIAYRFAGNEAEAGDITQRVFVKLFTELRRFRQDAQFSTWLYRLVVNACLDEYRRRRRFTPLEALSQPAAATEANLESRILRAELHQAVWQAVAELSPKLRLPVVLKYVEGLSYEDIAAALGCSKGTVASRLNRAHRALAGKLAHLRHVLD, encoded by the coding sequence GTGAACGCCGAAGACCTGTCCCTTGCCGTCCCCGTTGGTTGCCTGTCGCCGCCGCCGGAGATGACCGTCGGCGTTTCGTACGCGCTGCTTGAAGACTGTCGGCGCGGCGACGTTGAGGCTTTTCACCGGCTTTTCCTCATTTGCAAAGACCGGGTGTACAACATCGCCTACCGCTTCGCCGGCAATGAAGCCGAAGCGGGCGACATCACCCAGCGCGTGTTCGTCAAGCTCTTTACCGAGCTTCGTCGGTTTCGGCAGGACGCGCAGTTTTCCACTTGGCTGTACCGATTGGTTGTCAACGCCTGCCTGGACGAATACCGCCGGCGACGACGTTTCACACCGTTGGAAGCCCTGTCGCAACCGGCCGCCGCGACGGAAGCGAACTTGGAAAGCCGGATTCTGCGCGCTGAACTCCACCAAGCGGTCTGGCAGGCCGTCGCCGAATTGTCGCCGAAACTCCGCCTCCCAGTCGTTCTCAAGTACGTCGAAGGACTTTCCTACGAAGACATTGCCGCCGCGCTCGGTTGCTCGAAGGGCACCGTGGCGTCACGGCTCAACCGCGCCCACCGCGCACTGGCCGGCAAACTGGCCCATCTGCGTCATGTTCTGGATTAG
- a CDS encoding glycosyltransferase family 39 protein yields the protein MSAHAVAAHAEPAARVGDWTSRVFWFGVLPLAVGLRLWGIETQNLWLDELYSIDVARKSLTEIVRCAAADVHPPLFYVVLKAWMRLFGDGAAAVRSLSVAASIAALVSAFRLIAPRYGGGAALTTTLLMAVSAHQIFFAQEARMYAPVTALVLGATHGYALWREAGVERGLAVYFWCSLAALYCHYFAALAVLVFNLHVLLSAYGPTRAGTRRQVRRWLGVQVVTALLYAPWVGVMVAQMRRGQTWRKPLTLADAAWQALGYLQETTLGHAVYLDHVREWLTKLFVENVALPRSFFQQPLAFNVLFIVFLGGWAAWGLWRCLRLARTDVRAALPILLLVVPLSAASVLSLRKGGMELGRYLMFTTPAVWFLIAAGLHDIGVRWLRVVLIGFCVGGLFWQGARVHYATTARDSDLRPALAFIRQNLQPGDRVVIDPDAVDVCLNYYAPRYGLGEAVYPTQTVPTGEPNGHSQLDRLPLESAVQRAWVMLDYRSERFERLAVPGFQALRVMDFPSEYPKVRVVELRRQ from the coding sequence GTGAGTGCGCACGCCGTCGCCGCCCACGCCGAACCGGCCGCCAGGGTTGGGGACTGGACGAGCCGAGTGTTTTGGTTTGGCGTTTTGCCGCTGGCGGTTGGGTTGCGGCTGTGGGGCATTGAGACGCAAAACCTCTGGCTGGATGAGCTGTATTCAATTGACGTGGCGCGCAAGTCGCTCACTGAGATTGTCCGGTGCGCAGCGGCGGACGTTCACCCGCCGCTGTTTTATGTTGTTTTGAAGGCGTGGATGCGACTCTTCGGCGACGGCGCGGCGGCTGTTCGGTCGTTGTCCGTCGCGGCAAGCATTGCGGCGCTCGTCTCCGCGTTTCGCCTGATTGCGCCGCGCTACGGCGGCGGCGCGGCGCTGACGACGACGCTGCTGATGGCTGTTTCGGCGCACCAGATTTTCTTTGCGCAGGAAGCGCGGATGTATGCGCCGGTGACGGCGCTGGTCTTGGGCGCGACGCACGGCTACGCGCTCTGGCGGGAGGCCGGTGTTGAGCGGGGGCTGGCGGTCTACTTCTGGTGCTCGCTGGCGGCGCTCTATTGCCATTATTTCGCGGCGTTGGCCGTTCTTGTTTTCAACCTCCACGTTTTGCTTTCCGCTTACGGCCCGACCCGCGCCGGGACGCGCCGTCAAGTTCGGCGCTGGCTCGGCGTACAGGTTGTGACGGCGCTGCTTTACGCCCCGTGGGTGGGGGTCATGGTCGCGCAAATGCGGCGCGGACAAACGTGGCGCAAGCCCCTGACGCTGGCCGACGCCGCCTGGCAGGCGCTGGGCTACCTACAGGAAACGACGCTGGGGCATGCCGTGTATCTTGATCACGTCCGCGAGTGGTTGACCAAACTGTTTGTGGAAAACGTCGCCCTACCGCGTAGCTTCTTTCAGCAGCCGTTGGCGTTCAACGTGCTGTTCATCGTGTTTCTTGGCGGGTGGGCGGCCTGGGGACTGTGGCGTTGCCTGCGGTTGGCGCGGACGGACGTACGTGCGGCGCTGCCCATCCTGTTGCTGGTTGTCCCACTGTCGGCGGCGAGTGTCCTGTCGCTGCGCAAAGGCGGCATGGAACTGGGGCGTTATCTGATGTTCACCACGCCCGCCGTGTGGTTCCTCATTGCGGCGGGGCTGCATGACATCGGCGTGCGATGGTTGCGGGTTGTGCTGATTGGTTTTTGCGTCGGCGGCTTGTTTTGGCAAGGGGCGCGCGTCCACTACGCGACGACGGCGCGCGACAGCGACCTGCGTCCGGCCTTGGCCTTCATTCGGCAAAACCTCCAACCGGGCGACCGGGTGGTGATTGACCCGGACGCAGTGGATGTGTGTTTGAACTACTACGCGCCGCGCTACGGACTTGGGGAAGCCGTCTACCCGACGCAGACCGTACCGACCGGCGAGCCGAACGGCCACAGTCAGCTTGACCGTTTGCCTTTGGAGTCGGCCGTCCAACGGGCGTGGGTCATGCTCGATTACCGGTCGGAGCGGTTTGAGAGGCTCGCCGTACCGGGTTTTCAGGCGCTGCGGGTGATGGATTTTCCAAGCGAGTATCCGAAGGTGCGGGTAGTGGAACTCAGGCGGCAGTAG
- a CDS encoding radical SAM protein, which translates to MHQPDLKTDVFSPLKLFTHMDVMYAWWQGKNVYPITMELSPSTICNHFCTWCMHGGYFGSHKGDDKSKKANPDASIMPLPFYRTLLDELVTLGTKSMIFSGSGEPFVNPNFMEFVEYTAHKGVESAIITHGGLLTPEKAKVVVRHCTWIRISLNAGTPETREKIHKVNDFEKVLGNLTTLAEEKRRQGSKVQIGAQIAVEPTNLAEVEEAARRVRETGIDYFQIKPVILHPKSSSEFYDRDFYLDALYRARAAKQMYETETFRVFVKEDQFAGVLSPDLERSAYRKCYATFFPVIEANKKVYYCSQTRGQEEFCLGDLSKQTFKEIWEGERRRQVIAAINVDECQPICRCHPINKMLWTLRHPSNNPNFV; encoded by the coding sequence ATGCACCAACCTGACCTCAAAACGGATGTTTTCTCGCCTCTCAAACTTTTCACGCACATGGACGTGATGTATGCCTGGTGGCAGGGCAAGAACGTCTACCCGATTACGATGGAACTTAGTCCCTCAACCATCTGCAACCACTTCTGTACGTGGTGCATGCACGGCGGTTATTTCGGCTCGCACAAAGGCGACGACAAATCCAAGAAAGCCAACCCGGACGCGAGCATCATGCCGCTCCCGTTCTACCGGACGCTGCTGGATGAACTCGTCACGCTCGGTACGAAGAGCATGATTTTTTCGGGGAGCGGCGAGCCGTTCGTCAACCCAAACTTCATGGAGTTTGTCGAATACACCGCCCACAAAGGAGTGGAATCGGCGATAATTACGCATGGCGGCCTACTGACGCCGGAAAAAGCCAAAGTGGTCGTCCGGCATTGCACGTGGATTCGTATCTCGCTCAACGCCGGTACGCCTGAAACTCGCGAGAAAATTCACAAGGTCAATGACTTCGAGAAAGTGCTCGGCAATCTGACCACCTTGGCGGAGGAAAAGCGTCGGCAGGGTTCAAAAGTGCAGATTGGCGCGCAAATTGCCGTTGAGCCAACAAACCTCGCGGAAGTCGAGGAGGCTGCGCGGCGCGTCCGGGAAACCGGCATTGACTACTTCCAGATCAAGCCGGTCATCCTGCACCCGAAGTCATCCAGCGAGTTTTACGACCGCGATTTTTACCTTGACGCGCTCTATCGCGCCCGCGCCGCCAAGCAAATGTACGAGACCGAGACGTTTCGCGTCTTCGTCAAGGAGGATCAATTCGCCGGCGTTCTGTCGCCGGATTTGGAGCGCAGCGCCTATCGGAAATGCTACGCCACGTTCTTTCCGGTGATTGAAGCCAACAAGAAGGTGTATTACTGCTCGCAGACGCGCGGCCAAGAAGAATTCTGCCTTGGCGATCTCAGCAAACAGACCTTCAAGGAAATCTGGGAAGGCGAGCGACGGCGGCAAGTCATCGCCGCCATCAACGTAGACGAGTGCCAGCCGATTTGCCGCTGCCATCCCATCAACAAAATGCTCTGGACGCTGCGCCATCCGAGCAACAACCCCAACTTTGTGTGA